A stretch of the Snodgrassella alvi genome encodes the following:
- a CDS encoding aspartate aminotransferase family protein produces MSKPSAQTLENRLDDAQLLADEAKYCSFGDTVHYVNPPKIFDGCEGSYMYDKDGKPYLDLQMWYSACNFGYANERLNKVLKQQVDSLPQCASQYLHPTKIELAKTIALDMKRKFGHDGRVHFNVGGSQCIEDSLKIIRNACEGRSLMFAFEGGYHGRTLGASSITSSFRYRRRYGHFGDRAMFIPFPYPFRRPKGMTAEEYGEHLVADFARLFETEYHGVWDPKAGQAEYAAFYVEPLQGTGGYIVPPRNYFKGLKKVLDQYGILLVVDEIQMGFYRTGKLWSIEHFDVKPDMLVFAKALTNGMNPLGGLWAREELINPQVFPAGSTHSTFASNPLGTAVGLEVFKMMAEVDYEKMVMESGAYFLEGLKTLEQRHKEIGEVDGLGLALRAEICTEDGFTPNKALVDKMVDIGMSGDLDWHGQKMGLVLDIGGYYKNVITFAPSLHITRAEIDQGIELLDQLITRAKKELNA; encoded by the coding sequence ATGAGTAAGCCCAGTGCTCAAACCCTTGAAAATCGTCTGGATGATGCGCAGTTGCTGGCTGATGAGGCTAAGTATTGCTCTTTCGGTGATACAGTTCATTATGTTAATCCACCGAAAATTTTTGATGGCTGTGAAGGCAGCTACATGTACGATAAGGATGGTAAGCCGTATTTGGATTTACAGATGTGGTATTCGGCCTGCAATTTCGGTTATGCCAATGAGCGATTAAATAAGGTACTGAAACAACAGGTAGACAGTTTGCCGCAGTGTGCTAGTCAGTATCTGCATCCTACCAAGATTGAGCTGGCTAAAACCATTGCTCTGGATATGAAACGCAAGTTTGGACATGATGGACGGGTACATTTTAACGTTGGTGGTTCTCAGTGTATTGAAGATTCACTGAAAATCATTCGTAATGCTTGTGAGGGCCGTTCGCTGATGTTTGCGTTTGAAGGTGGCTATCACGGCCGTACGCTGGGTGCATCTTCGATTACCTCCAGCTTCCGTTATCGCCGCCGCTACGGACACTTTGGTGATCGCGCGATGTTTATTCCGTTTCCCTATCCGTTTCGCCGTCCTAAAGGAATGACGGCTGAGGAATATGGTGAACATCTAGTGGCTGATTTTGCTCGCTTGTTTGAAACGGAATACCATGGTGTATGGGATCCGAAAGCAGGCCAGGCTGAATATGCGGCTTTTTATGTGGAGCCGCTGCAAGGTACGGGCGGTTATATTGTGCCACCACGAAATTATTTTAAAGGTCTGAAAAAAGTTTTGGACCAGTATGGAATTTTGCTGGTGGTGGATGAAATTCAGATGGGCTTTTACCGTACTGGTAAGTTGTGGTCAATCGAGCACTTTGATGTTAAGCCTGATATGCTGGTATTTGCTAAGGCACTCACAAATGGTATGAATCCGCTGGGTGGTTTGTGGGCGCGGGAAGAATTGATTAATCCGCAAGTATTTCCGGCTGGTTCTACACATTCAACTTTTGCCTCTAATCCTTTGGGTACGGCTGTTGGCCTTGAGGTATTCAAGATGATGGCGGAGGTTGATTATGAAAAAATGGTGATGGAAAGTGGAGCTTACTTCCTTGAAGGCCTGAAAACGCTGGAACAACGCCATAAAGAAATCGGTGAAGTAGATGGTCTGGGTTTGGCTCTACGGGCAGAAATCTGTACTGAAGATGGCTTCACCCCGAATAAGGCTTTGGTAGATAAGATGGTCGACATCGGTATGTCTGGTGATCTGGACTGGCACGGTCAGAAAATGGGTCTGGTACTGGACATCGGTGGTTATTATAAGAATGTAATTACTTTTGCACCGTCATTACATATTACCAGAGCGGAAATTGATCAGGGCATTGAGTTGCTGGATCAATTGATTACGCGGGCTAAAAAAGAGCTGAACGCTTAA
- a CDS encoding MFS transporter, with amino-acid sequence MNTELNRILHPRWLLFALAVGGFAIGTTEFATMSVLPYIASGLNISEPTAGHLISIYALGVVVGAPVIAIFGARFSRRSLLLVLMAFFSLAHLGTMLAPDYKSMMLFRFLSGLPHGAYFGVGALVAAAMVQPDKRTQAVGLMMIGLTIATTVGVPLSSWLAQALGWRVVFLIVAILAAITVILVAVFLPPHCMQGGDSSAVRELGALTNRQIWLTLAIGAIGFGGMFGIYAYMASTLENITGMSPRNVPLVMCLYGVGMTIGNIIVPRLVGRHVMTGLAWLLVWSAAMLALYPFAVHYPYWVCIQVILIGMSGAVGTLLQIRLMDVAKDAQTLAAALNHSAFNAANALGPYLGGLTIAAGWGWTSTAWVGVMLAIIGLIVWWITVRDEQRITIKNDNGN; translated from the coding sequence ATGAATACAGAACTCAACCGCATTCTACATCCCCGCTGGCTCCTGTTTGCCCTTGCCGTTGGCGGCTTTGCCATCGGTACCACTGAATTTGCTACCATGAGTGTATTACCTTACATTGCCAGCGGACTGAACATCAGCGAACCCACGGCCGGTCACCTAATCAGTATCTATGCACTTGGTGTCGTTGTAGGCGCACCCGTAATAGCCATATTTGGCGCTCGGTTCAGCAGGCGAAGCCTACTACTGGTGCTCATGGCTTTTTTCTCTCTGGCTCATCTGGGTACCATGCTTGCTCCTGATTACAAAAGCATGATGCTGTTTCGCTTTTTAAGTGGCTTGCCGCATGGCGCCTACTTTGGCGTAGGTGCGTTGGTTGCCGCAGCCATGGTGCAGCCGGATAAGCGTACACAAGCAGTCGGATTAATGATGATTGGCTTAACCATAGCCACTACTGTTGGCGTACCCTTAAGCAGCTGGCTGGCACAGGCCTTAGGTTGGCGTGTCGTTTTTTTAATTGTAGCTATACTGGCAGCCATCACCGTTATCCTTGTAGCCGTTTTCCTACCACCTCACTGTATGCAAGGTGGAGACAGCAGTGCTGTTCGCGAACTAGGTGCACTGACTAACCGGCAGATATGGCTGACTCTTGCCATAGGCGCCATAGGATTTGGCGGCATGTTCGGCATCTACGCCTATATGGCCTCAACTCTCGAAAACATCACAGGCATGTCACCCCGAAACGTACCATTAGTTATGTGTCTCTATGGCGTAGGCATGACCATTGGCAATATCATCGTACCGCGGCTGGTAGGCCGCCACGTCATGACTGGTCTTGCATGGTTACTCGTTTGGTCTGCAGCCATGTTAGCCTTGTATCCTTTTGCCGTGCATTATCCCTACTGGGTATGTATACAGGTTATCCTGATAGGTATGAGCGGTGCCGTTGGTACCTTGCTGCAAATCCGCCTTATGGATGTAGCCAAAGATGCCCAAACATTGGCCGCAGCATTAAATCACAGTGCCTTTAACGCTGCCAATGCATTAGGTCCTTATCTTGGAGGACTGACCATAGCTGCTGGCTGGGGTTGGACCAGTACAGCATGGGTTGGCGTCATGCTGGCGATCATTGGCTTGATTGTGTGGTGGATTACCGTACGAGATGAACAGCGCATAACGATTAAAAATGATAATGGCAACTGA
- the ppk2 gene encoding polyphosphate kinase 2 has translation MIDKQQPLTDAPNINQLQPQNDNPIDKKHKQKKLTKKKYYKELEKLQGEMVALQEWVKESGQKVCIIFEGRDGAGKGGAIKALTERVSPRIFQVVALPAPSERQKSQMYMQRYIPHLPAAGEVVIFDRSWYNRAGVERVMGFCTEQESKEFLEIIPFMEKAIINSGIILLKYWLEVNMKEQEKRMLGRINDPRKIWKLSPMDIKSYSRWYDYSRARDEMIMTTDTSWAPWYIVDSNDKKKARLNIIEHVLSEIPYKKTPRKKVELPKRQDKGDYQEPNYPYRYIPEKY, from the coding sequence ATGATAGACAAACAACAACCACTAACTGATGCACCCAATATAAATCAGCTTCAACCTCAAAATGACAACCCAATTGACAAAAAGCACAAACAAAAAAAACTTACCAAAAAGAAATACTACAAAGAACTGGAAAAATTACAGGGAGAGATGGTTGCCCTACAAGAATGGGTAAAAGAATCCGGCCAAAAAGTATGCATCATTTTTGAAGGTCGTGATGGAGCAGGTAAAGGAGGTGCCATCAAAGCACTTACCGAAAGAGTCAGCCCGCGCATATTTCAGGTAGTAGCTCTTCCTGCGCCCAGTGAGCGCCAGAAAAGCCAGATGTACATGCAGCGCTATATTCCACATTTACCCGCTGCCGGAGAAGTCGTTATTTTCGACCGAAGCTGGTACAACCGTGCCGGTGTAGAGCGCGTAATGGGATTCTGCACCGAACAGGAAAGTAAAGAGTTTCTAGAAATCATTCCGTTTATGGAAAAAGCCATCATCAATTCCGGCATCATCCTGCTCAAATATTGGCTTGAAGTAAACATGAAAGAACAAGAAAAACGCATGCTTGGTCGCATAAACGATCCGCGTAAAATCTGGAAATTGTCACCCATGGACATCAAATCCTACAGCCGTTGGTACGATTATTCCCGAGCACGCGACGAAATGATCATGACCACTGATACCTCATGGGCCCCGTGGTATATCGTAGACTCCAACGACAAAAAAAAGGCTCGGCTCAACATCATTGAACACGTCCTTAGCGAAATTCCGTATAAAAAAACACCGCGCAAAAAAGTCGAATTACCTAAACGACAGGATAAAGGCGATTACCAAGAACCCAACTATCCTTATCGTTACATACCTGAAAAATACTAA
- a CDS encoding 16S rRNA (uracil(1498)-N(3))-methyltransferase, with protein MPRFYVPAELCEVNAFSLPDATARHVQVLRCQPGELIELFNGQGLVYEAEIMSMGKKNVDVMIHDCKTVKVESTLTTTLLQSVSSSERMDMTIQKSVELGVSVIQPVLSERSSQRLGGERATKKRERWQDIAIAACEQCGRTVVPEIRPIMDLASALQDVADADLKLLMSLRRPLALNEFSQPHAVTLLIGPEGGLSTSEEEQATRYGFSAFSLGPRVLRTETASLAALAAMQALWGDFRG; from the coding sequence ATGCCTCGTTTTTATGTTCCTGCAGAATTGTGTGAAGTAAATGCTTTTTCTTTACCTGATGCGACTGCTCGCCATGTACAAGTTTTACGCTGTCAGCCGGGAGAGCTGATTGAGTTGTTTAATGGTCAAGGTCTGGTATATGAGGCTGAGATTATGTCTATGGGCAAGAAAAATGTGGATGTAATGATTCATGACTGTAAAACCGTTAAGGTTGAGTCTACTTTGACAACCACATTGCTGCAATCAGTGTCGAGCAGTGAGCGGATGGATATGACGATTCAGAAAAGCGTAGAACTTGGGGTGTCTGTGATTCAGCCGGTATTGTCTGAACGAAGCAGTCAGCGCTTAGGTGGTGAACGGGCAACGAAAAAGCGGGAACGTTGGCAGGATATTGCCATTGCAGCATGTGAGCAATGCGGGCGAACTGTTGTGCCGGAAATTAGGCCTATTATGGATTTAGCCAGTGCATTGCAAGATGTGGCTGATGCTGATTTGAAGCTGCTAATGAGTTTGCGTAGGCCGCTGGCTTTGAATGAATTTTCTCAGCCCCATGCGGTGACGTTGTTGATTGGTCCTGAAGGTGGGTTGAGCACATCTGAGGAAGAACAAGCGACTCGGTATGGGTTTTCGGCATTCAGCTTAGGACCGCGAGTATTACGTACGGAAACGGCTTCTCTGGCGGCACTGGCTGCTATGCAGGCATTATGGGGGGATTTCCGTGGGTAA
- a CDS encoding tRNA (cytidine(34)-2'-O)-methyltransferase encodes MYSVITHPFAFGRETTGLSQEFAQARADHCLRIPQTSHIRSLNLSNAAAIVVYEALRQQGFAGLS; translated from the coding sequence TTGTATTCAGTAATAACACACCCGTTCGCTTTTGGCCGCGAAACCACCGGACTCTCCCAGGAGTTCGCACAGGCCAGAGCAGATCACTGCCTGCGTATCCCTCAGACTTCCCATATCCGCTCATTGAATCTATCCAACGCAGCAGCCATCGTAGTGTACGAAGCTCTACGGCAGCAGGGGTTCGCTGGTTTGTCTTAA
- a CDS encoding MFS transporter, protein MNHQDKQLSFNQLFLSVILMVSGAHLCNDLIQSMLTATYPLLEEKYRLTFAQVGCISLVYQFTASILQPVIGFYTDKHPKPYLLPLGMVSTTFGLCLLGLANQFYLLLVAAAFLGVGSSTFHPEASRVARNASAGRYGLAQSAFQVGGNLGSSLGPLLVSFVVLKYNRQANILWFVCIGVLAIALLSRISAWSAHHLAASKHKKAVNRVLPYDRNKTVLALFILAVLIFSKYFYMASMSNYYSFYLIEKFALPKQTAVLFLFLFLACVAIGTFAGGPIGDRVGRKYVIWFSILGAAPFTLALPYANLWGTAVLSCLIGLIISSAFAAIVVYAQELIPGRVGLIAGLFFGLMFGMSGIAAAVLGYVADKTSLQLIFKFCSFLPLLGMLTVLLPDVEHYKR, encoded by the coding sequence ATGAATCATCAGGATAAACAGTTATCTTTTAATCAGTTATTTCTTTCAGTCATTTTGATGGTGTCCGGTGCGCATTTGTGTAATGACTTGATTCAGTCAATGCTCACGGCCACTTATCCTTTACTGGAAGAAAAGTACCGCTTAACTTTTGCACAGGTGGGCTGTATTAGTCTGGTTTATCAGTTTACGGCTTCGATTTTGCAGCCAGTGATTGGTTTTTATACGGATAAACATCCGAAACCTTACTTGCTCCCTTTGGGAATGGTTTCGACGACATTTGGTTTGTGTCTGCTGGGTTTGGCAAATCAATTTTATTTGTTGCTGGTAGCAGCCGCTTTTCTAGGTGTTGGTTCGTCTACTTTCCATCCGGAAGCTTCGCGTGTGGCGCGTAATGCTTCGGCTGGCCGCTATGGTCTGGCACAATCGGCGTTTCAGGTAGGAGGTAATTTAGGTTCGTCACTGGGGCCGTTGCTGGTGAGTTTTGTGGTGCTGAAATATAACCGCCAAGCTAATATTCTGTGGTTTGTATGTATTGGTGTTTTGGCTATTGCTTTGCTCAGTCGGATAAGTGCATGGAGTGCTCATCATTTGGCAGCTAGCAAACACAAGAAGGCAGTAAATAGAGTTTTACCTTATGACCGTAATAAAACAGTTTTAGCATTATTTATTCTGGCTGTGCTGATTTTTTCCAAGTATTTTTATATGGCCAGTATGAGTAATTATTATAGTTTTTATTTAATAGAAAAATTTGCTTTGCCAAAGCAAACGGCGGTGCTGTTTCTGTTTTTGTTTTTAGCCTGTGTGGCGATTGGTACGTTTGCCGGCGGACCGATTGGTGATCGTGTCGGACGCAAGTATGTTATCTGGTTTTCTATTCTTGGGGCTGCGCCATTTACGCTGGCTTTGCCGTATGCCAATCTTTGGGGTACGGCGGTGCTGAGTTGTTTGATTGGTCTGATTATTTCTTCAGCTTTTGCGGCTATTGTTGTGTATGCACAGGAGTTGATACCGGGACGGGTAGGTTTGATTGCTGGACTGTTTTTTGGTCTGATGTTCGGTATGAGTGGTATTGCGGCTGCGGTGTTGGGTTATGTGGCCGATAAAACCAGTTTGCAGCTTATTTTTAAGTTCTGCTCTTTTTTGCCGTTGCTGGGCATGCTGACGGTTTTGTTACCGGATGTGGAGCACTATAAACGCTGA
- a CDS encoding AI-2E family transporter: protein MLLNEQQKIGLFFVVLYSIFFIIFMQIHLMSGVISGLLTYTLTQKLEDYLATRMQRWGSKAKIFSVLLLSLLIMILLIGGFSYLISWVISVAKDPQQTLTHIQNLFNSIASALPKELSNYLPDDLVELRANALNFIKEHVLYLQSVIKQLFHSLLIIIIGMIIGLIAGYQQNKRSINETSTSPTIYMQALKDGLDRLVLVFQYVAFSQVVIALFNAIMTAIFLLIVLPIFGIHLPFSKSLILATFVLGLIPIIGNLIVNTIMCLVGFTVSFWIAVIVLIYLIIIHKVEYVLNAKIVGSKIHAGICELLIAMVFSETLFGVIGLVFAPIFYAFLKLSLKQLKII from the coding sequence ATGCTGTTAAACGAACAACAAAAAATCGGCCTGTTTTTCGTCGTATTGTATTCAATATTTTTTATCATATTTATGCAAATACACCTGATGTCTGGCGTGATTTCCGGCCTCCTTACCTATACTCTTACCCAGAAATTGGAAGATTATCTGGCCACCAGAATGCAGCGCTGGGGTAGCAAAGCCAAAATTTTTTCAGTACTTTTGCTGTCACTGCTCATCATGATCTTACTCATAGGCGGTTTCAGCTATCTTATCAGCTGGGTAATCAGCGTAGCCAAAGACCCCCAGCAGACTCTTACTCACATACAGAATCTCTTTAACAGCATCGCCAGTGCCTTGCCAAAAGAATTAAGTAATTACCTTCCGGATGATCTCGTAGAATTACGCGCCAATGCTCTTAACTTCATTAAAGAGCATGTACTTTACTTGCAATCAGTCATTAAACAACTTTTTCACTCCCTACTTATCATTATAATTGGCATGATAATCGGTTTAATCGCCGGCTATCAGCAGAACAAGCGCAGTATCAACGAAACCTCAACCTCTCCCACCATCTACATGCAGGCACTCAAAGATGGCCTCGACCGTCTGGTGCTGGTTTTCCAATACGTTGCTTTCTCTCAGGTAGTCATTGCATTATTCAATGCTATCATGACAGCCATCTTCCTATTAATTGTTCTACCCATCTTCGGCATACACCTGCCCTTCAGTAAAAGCCTAATACTTGCCACTTTCGTACTCGGCCTCATACCCATCATCGGCAACTTAATTGTCAATACCATTATGTGTCTGGTTGGCTTCACAGTTTCCTTCTGGATAGCAGTAATTGTACTCATCTATTTAATTATCATTCACAAAGTCGAATATGTACTCAACGCCAAAATTGTCGGCAGCAAAATACATGCAGGCATCTGCGAATTATTGATTGCCATGGTATTTTCTGAAACTTTGTTTGGTGTAATTGGGCTTGTATTTGCCCCCATTTTTTACGCCTTTCTAAAACTGTCTCTCAAGCAGCTAAAAATCATTTGA
- a CDS encoding DJ-1/PfpI family protein, whose amino-acid sequence MQITILLYPDFETLDVFGPVEIFGKVPDWHIQYYSQNGGLICNQDNISISTENFASIPQNIDTLFIPGGPGTRILIQQTDFIQQLKSLAQKSKYVLTVCTGSALLAKTELLDGRQATSNKRVFDWVKTSSAKTKWIEKARWITDGKYYTSSGISAGMDMALAFVQNRTDKNTAEKIATRIEYHWQQDSQQDAFCSNNQPN is encoded by the coding sequence ATGCAAATTACCATTTTGCTTTACCCAGACTTTGAAACACTAGATGTATTCGGGCCAGTAGAAATATTTGGCAAAGTACCGGACTGGCACATACAGTATTATTCACAAAACGGTGGTCTTATCTGCAATCAGGATAACATCAGTATCTCAACTGAAAACTTTGCATCCATTCCCCAGAATATAGATACCCTTTTTATACCCGGTGGGCCCGGCACACGTATCCTGATACAGCAAACTGATTTTATCCAGCAACTAAAATCACTAGCACAAAAAAGCAAGTATGTGCTCACCGTTTGTACCGGCAGCGCCCTGCTGGCCAAAACTGAATTACTCGATGGACGTCAGGCTACATCCAACAAACGCGTCTTTGACTGGGTAAAAACCTCATCAGCAAAAACCAAATGGATAGAAAAAGCCCGCTGGATTACAGACGGCAAATACTACACCTCTTCCGGTATCAGTGCCGGAATGGACATGGCATTAGCATTTGTGCAAAACAGAACGGATAAAAATACCGCTGAAAAAATTGCCACCAGAATCGAATACCACTGGCAGCAGGACAGCCAGCAAGATGCATTTTGTTCGAACAATCAACCAAATTAG
- a CDS encoding Plug domain-containing protein, with amino-acid sequence MHPPVIPVFSLQFVLFTPAYLLCSRFWPRIKVNTTTLTATPCPPLVIASKPNKDLVNTSILRQPQLDTIQSNNIASLLEYLPGTSMVGSPRPGGQKINIWGLSDPEDVPVTVDGSLKTFDKYRQGFVFIEPELIKNYRQQRSA; translated from the coding sequence ATGCACCCGCCTGTCATACCCGTTTTCTCTCTACAGTTTGTACTGTTTACGCCAGCTTATTTATTATGCAGCCGGTTCTGGCCGAGGATCAAAGTAAACACAACAACATTAACAGCTACGCCCTGCCCACCATTAGTCATCGCCAGCAAACCCAACAAAGATTTAGTTAACACCAGCATCCTCAGACAGCCACAGTTAGACACCATTCAGTCCAACAATATTGCCTCATTACTCGAGTATCTGCCCGGCACCAGCATGGTAGGTTCACCTCGACCAGGTGGACAAAAAATCAATATTTGGGGATTAAGCGACCCCGAAGACGTACCTGTAACCGTAGACGGTTCCCTCAAAACTTTTGATAAATACCGGCAAGGTTTCGTCTTCATCGAACCCGAACTCATCAAAAATTACCGTCAGCAAAGGTCCGCATAA
- a CDS encoding ClbS/DfsB family four-helix bundle protein, giving the protein MAYTSKQQLLNEINKTAKLFIKEFDTLTESQKDELIHGVDRTPAQMIAYQLGWLDLVKSWDDDELAGKIPTLPAEGYKWNQLGTLYQHFYKIYQDYSLQELITLFNEKLVIWNNWIESLDDDTLFIKDTRNWTKPFPESWTVARFIHINSVAPFKSFRTKIRKWKKLSELV; this is encoded by the coding sequence ATGGCTTATACCAGTAAACAACAGTTATTGAATGAAATAAACAAAACCGCTAAATTGTTTATTAAAGAATTTGATACGTTAACAGAATCTCAAAAAGATGAGTTAATTCATGGTGTAGATCGTACTCCTGCGCAAATGATTGCTTATCAGTTAGGATGGTTGGATCTTGTTAAGTCTTGGGATGATGATGAACTTGCAGGAAAAATCCCAACATTACCTGCAGAAGGCTACAAATGGAATCAGTTAGGTACATTATATCAACACTTTTATAAGATTTATCAGGATTATTCATTACAAGAATTGATTACATTATTTAACGAGAAACTTGTTATCTGGAATAATTGGATTGAATCTTTGGATGATGATACGTTATTTATTAAAGACACACGTAATTGGACTAAACCTTTCCCTGAATCTTGGACGGTAGCGCGCTTTATTCATATCAATTCTGTGGCACCGTTTAAATCATTTCGAACCAAAATCAGAAAGTGGAAAAAGTTAAGTGAACTAGTTTAA